GCAGTTGTTTTATTTGAAAATCACGGAGAAAAAACTATATTATTAGAGTTTTTAAAGAAGAGGTAAGAGGTTGATAAAATGAAAATTCTTATGATAGATAATTATGATTCTTTTACCTACAATATAGTTCAATATTTTTATGAACTTGGTGTAGATGTAGTTGTTAAAAGAAATGATGAGATAACAATCCAAGATATAGAAGCAATGGATGATATAGATGCTATAGTAATATCTCCGGGACCATGTACTCCAAATGAAGCCGGAATATCCGTAGATGTAATTAAAAAATTTAAAGGGAAATATCCGATGCTTGGAGTATGCTTAGGTCATCAATCTATCGGTTCTGCTTTTGGAGCTAATATAATAAAAGCAAAATGCTTAATGCATGGCAAAACTTCTTTGATTTATCATAATCAGGAAGGAATATTTAAAGATATACCATCTCCATTTAGTGCAGTAAGGTATCATTCTCTTGTAATAGATGAGAAAACATTACCGGAAGATATAAAAATAACAGCAAGGTCAGATGATGGAGAGATAATGGCAATCCAACATACAAAATATCCAATATACGGCGTCCAATTCCATCCGGAATCCATCCTTACAGAATACGGCAAAAAATTATTACAAAATTTCATAGAACTTGCTTCACAGATAAAGAATGAACAAACTATAAAAAATCAAAATTTTTAAATTAGTATGAAAAAAGAATATGATTTTCAAAGGTTTTTGATATCTTTACAAAACTATCTTTTATACATTAAAATATTATACATAAATGTATAATACAGGTTTGTATAATGAAACATAGAGAAAAAAATCCTTTTTATTTTGGTGGTGTTGTTAGTAAAGAAGATTTTTGTAATAGAGAGAAAGAATTAGATGAATTGAAAAGAGATATATTTTCCGGCATCAACATACTTATATATTCTCCGAGAAGATTTGGAAAATCATCTCTTTTGCTAAAGC
The DNA window shown above is from Venenivibrio stagnispumantis and carries:
- a CDS encoding anthranilate synthase component II produces the protein MKILMIDNYDSFTYNIVQYFYELGVDVVVKRNDEITIQDIEAMDDIDAIVISPGPCTPNEAGISVDVIKKFKGKYPMLGVCLGHQSIGSAFGANIIKAKCLMHGKTSLIYHNQEGIFKDIPSPFSAVRYHSLVIDEKTLPEDIKITARSDDGEIMAIQHTKYPIYGVQFHPESILTEYGKKLLQNFIELASQIKNEQTIKNQNF